GACCCGTCAGCTTCAATATACACATTGGTTTCTAAAAAGAATCAACCCTGTTTAAGGGATTTCTGTGGAGTACATccagaaagaaaatgaaattggaGTGACATTGAAgaattgacaaaaaaaaaaaacaaggcaAAAGTTTAAGTAGGCtaaatcaatttcattttagctattttcttatatattaaaTGAGTTGGGATTGGTATTTTAACCTTGTAAGTTGTAAATGTTCATTCAAAGCATCAAAGAAgactaaaaagtaaaattacTCTAACCTATACATACCGTTTCTTAAAGCCTCCGTCACCAAATTGAATTCAAATTATACACGTAATTTTTTATCAAATTGTAAATTTTCGCGTTAATATTTTGATGCAGCAAATACTATAGCAATGCCCCAACCCAAAAGTAAGAAAATGCAATAAATAATTGCCGAAAAGGTCGTATTGTCGAATAGTTgaataataatactccatttatTAAGTACCCTCATATCACTGTCACATTATTGAGGACCAAATATAGCGTGATTTCAACATCAATTTTTTAATATCTCCATTAAATTTAACTACTTCTTGACCCAAAAAAGGTTTAGACAACTTTGTTCATCATCAAACTTTTGACTGTACCGCGCGTGTTGCCAAAATCTTCAAAAATTTCTGGAGTATTTATAAATATGAAACGAACTTCTATCACACTCATTTAGTTTCAAATATCATGAGTACTAGTATTTCATAATAGTAGAATGCCAAAtcgatttatttaattttatatgtcGCTTGCCTTTCAATTTTATGTAAGTGGAATAATAAATTAGTGTACTAGCTCTTTCAAAAAGTTAGCTTCTTTGTAAAAGAAACATCGTCGAAAATATGGAAACATTATCTTCATTAATATCCTTATTACTTGATTAATTGAttaaggtttaatgttttttttattttaattccataAGGGTTTGTTTTTTCGCGGTCGGTTTAGAATATcttaaatttgattaaaaaaacattaataaccgtaaaatataattataggtGAATTTGACACACTAGCTAGTTTTAATTTGGATTGAAACTCATAAATTTATCATTTTCTTCGAACACAATATAGTGAATACACTCTCGTTATGGACCACCGACTATATTAGAGATTCTTAACCAAACTTTTTATCGTTGACGTTCTCTGCCAATTAACTAGATACCGCTGTGAATGAAAAAAGGAtcttgaaaaaagaaatactataaaagatagtgaaataaaatcatgcatgcAAAGGACACTCGGATCATAGTTATATTGTTTATTTTAAAGTGTTAGCATCAAATCTGGTCATggttatatattttaattaactaTTAAGAGAATGTGCTACTTTAATGTTCTTTACATAAATTAATGTGAATACTTTATTCCAAAGCGTGTATGCTATTGAAcattattgataaaataaggaTCAATTTTTTTTCGGACGATAACATTTTTCTATATAGAAAATGAAGCCAAAGAGtactctatcatcctcatcttTTTACCactcaagataaaataataaattaagggggtgttcggttggtaagattaaatctcatgattaaatatgtatcatgtttggttcataagattgaacccttcaacttaatcctagatggatagtctcatgataattagtcatagcctccacctaaaactaaaataatcccacaacttaatcctagatgaatagtctcatgatattagtcatggcaaccgaacgtcACCTAAGTCTTGAGCGTTTTCACTTTTTATCCATTGTTGGATTGAATTTAGTAAGGTTTCAGTggtttcttatttttttttcaagtgGAACTATGGCGTGGTTCAGTAAGAAGATGGACTACATAGATTTATTAATCATTTTCCTTTTGCATTTTGGGACTCATAAATGAATTGTGTGGTTTCAATTTTGGTAGTAGTTAGTATCCTCTTTAAATTTGAGCCTTAAGCAATGATTTTAAGTCTTTTCAAATGATATTTAATAATTCGTTATCACTGTATAGCCCTACATGTTTTTGCATAATTGCATCGGCTGTATTGATgtgaattttattttagaaatatatCGAAAATTGTTAGTATATAAttgtatttaatatatataatttaatttgtataGTTTTGGTGTGATACTTCCTTTCCACAATTAATAAAAGTCAAAAGTAAACTTTGTTCTCTTCTGCCGAAATCATACATTTCCTTCTCTTATGGAGTAATCCTTTTTTCCGGATGATATAtagatttccttttttttgtgaTGCAGATTTAactaaattaacaaaataaatctAAAACTGTAAAAGAGAAGTCATGAGAATAATTGGAACGAAAGCAAAGCTTTTCACAATTAGTTGAACTAAACTCATGCTTACAAGGTAAATAAATACTGATATACCAACAAATTCCCCACTGATACAAACATGTCACATTACAATCTACAAACAAGAGGCTAAAAAAAAGTTGTTTATGTGAAATTTAGGGGAGCTTTTGTTGCATTGCAATTGCATGACCaatagatgatgatgatggcaaAGTGTATCAACAAAAATATTCCAAACTTAGGGAGAGGGATTCGAACTCGAATCCTCACTGGATGGCTCCAACCCGACCTTGTTTCCGTTGAGGCTTCCGTCGGCATCGTCGTCTTCGTCGGAGCCGTAGATCTGATCGAGTATCAGCACCAGCCCCATGGCGAAGGCGCCGTCGAACCCTGGCTTCAGCGACAGCACGAACACGTCTTTACCGAGCACCACGTTTGTCGTCGCATCCACCTTGCGGCGGACCTCCGCCACGATCGCTTTTTCGTTGTTGAAAATGTTGCAATTCCGGCACCCGAACGAGCCTTCGATCTGGTACTCCTCGCCTGGTTTGGAATACACCTCCACCGTCATGCTTGACCGTCCGATTATCGAGGATCTCCGCACGCTGAACAGCGGCTTCTTCCCTTCCGCTCCGTCGCCGACGAAGCCCTCCCACCGCTGGTGTAGGCTCGGCCTCTGTTTCAGTACAAATTCACCAACAACAAATCAGTGAGTTGACTCGGCTACCAACACACATATCATTGTCGATTAATTAACATTGAAATCAGGAATTCGGTGAAAAAAATCACCAACTAATACtaattgaattgaattacaCATAATCCGAGACCTAATCGCGAGAGCATTTTGCAAACGGACACGTGCGTATGCGCGGAGGAAACGGTTAAACCAATCTCGAGATTAAAATCGGAATTAAATATTCCAGATTAGCCGAGTCGACTCGGTATCAACGGTACagtcaaattaaaatttgaatcgTAGCTGAGAAATGGAAAAGAGGATTTAATGATTTTCACCGAAAATTGACGGAAAGCGGCGATCTGAGAATACATACCTTGCGGCGGACGGTGAGGATGCATCTTCCGGAAGCGTCCATGAGAACGACTTCGCCAGTATCACCGGCTTCGGGACCGTAAGAGTCGACTCGGAAGACGAGCTCGCCTTTGCAATCGTAAGCAGTGAAGCCGTCGCCGGCGAAAAAGAGAGAGGTTTTCCGCACAGTGAGATGCGCCGCTTCTTCGTAGACGTAGCGTTCCTCCACAATCGCGCCGCTCTTCATCACTGCGTCGGGCATTCGCTTCGCCGTCGACGGCCACGGCATAACAAAATCGAGATTTGTGGTTGCGAGGGAGAAAGAGCGCAGATAATTTATTTGgggataattaattaaaaggaaaagaaaattgaaGTGAGGAAATAGTGAAGGTGCTGTGGAGTGTATAAATTATTGGAAATGGCGCAGTGGGCCCTATCTGCAGGAGCAAGAATGGGAATACTTTACCCCACGCCACGTATTATTCAATTACTAAATTATTTATTCCGATGCTAaaggattttattattttgtttattgcGTTTTTAATTATACACATGAATATATGGTACgccaatttatattttttgcgTTGTTGT
This sequence is a window from Salvia splendens isolate huo1 chromosome 5, SspV2, whole genome shotgun sequence. Protein-coding genes within it:
- the LOC121805905 gene encoding protein LURP-one-related 5-like; translation: MPWPSTAKRMPDAVMKSGAIVEERYVYEEAAHLTVRKTSLFFAGDGFTAYDCKGELVFRVDSYGPEAGDTGEVVLMDASGRCILTVRRKRPSLHQRWEGFVGDGAEGKKPLFSVRRSSIIGRSSMTVEVYSKPGEEYQIEGSFGCRNCNIFNNEKAIVAEVRRKVDATTNVVLGKDVFVLSLKPGFDGAFAMGLVLILDQIYGSDEDDDADGSLNGNKVGLEPSSEDSSSNPSP